From Luteolibacter arcticus, one genomic window encodes:
- a CDS encoding multicopper oxidase domain-containing protein, which produces MKTILFLLLSLIVGHARVVEYDLHVSERKWAPPGHREARAITINGGIPGPTIRFRVGDTARIRVHNELKNEETSIHWHGLLLPNAQDGVPGVTTPSILPGTTHTFEFPIVHAGTYWYHSHTGLQEQEGVFGSIVIAPKGGEPVKADRDHVVVLSDWTREPADEVMRTLARGSDWYAFKKGTTQSLTGAAKAGALAEYFDREKGRMPAMDISDVGYDAFLANGSESLDLPGKPGETLRLRFINAGASTYFYLQSATGPLKIVAADGPAVQPIRVKRLLTGMAETYDVLVTVPAAGKWEIRATAQDGSGHSSVWIGEGEPHPAPDIPKPDNYRMDSHLMAAMEDMDAKPVSDAEALANEPERPLAPYARLRSPHSTELPAKLPRRTLTMRATGDMERYVWSFNGKTFAEDGVIPIKRGEVLRLELINDTMMHHPLHLHGHFFRVLMGQGKYSPLKHTIDLPPMARRTIEFEASESGDWLFHCHLLYHMHAGMTRIFSYQDPSWQAPGKLKEGTNIVCNDICCLPGNPDAKTGTVDPRQLGHVPHAGGHDHDPLYLYLDGSLQSHLSDGRLTLRNARNDYYADWLLGYGDDEDEYEVDVAWSRYFNPNFSTVLGARFTDKEDEENRAFAGVNYRLPYLIDSFAQLDSEGDLRVGLGKSIQVTDRLGIFTEIQYDTGSEWEWSAGADWMLNKQFSLTTQYHSDYGFGGGIRFRF; this is translated from the coding sequence ATGAAAACCATCCTCTTTCTCCTGCTTTCTCTAATCGTCGGCCACGCCCGCGTGGTCGAATACGACCTTCACGTCTCCGAACGGAAATGGGCTCCGCCCGGCCACCGCGAGGCGCGTGCCATCACCATCAATGGCGGCATTCCCGGCCCGACCATTCGCTTCCGCGTCGGTGACACCGCCCGCATCCGCGTTCACAACGAGCTCAAGAACGAGGAGACCTCGATCCATTGGCACGGCTTGCTCTTGCCAAATGCCCAGGACGGCGTGCCCGGCGTGACCACGCCGTCGATCCTGCCGGGCACCACGCACACCTTCGAGTTCCCCATCGTCCACGCCGGCACCTACTGGTATCACAGCCACACCGGCTTGCAGGAACAAGAGGGAGTCTTCGGCTCGATCGTCATCGCGCCGAAGGGCGGTGAGCCGGTGAAGGCAGACCGCGATCATGTGGTCGTCCTCTCCGACTGGACCCGCGAGCCGGCGGACGAGGTCATGCGCACGCTAGCCCGCGGCAGCGATTGGTATGCCTTCAAGAAGGGCACCACGCAAAGTCTAACAGGTGCCGCGAAGGCCGGGGCGCTTGCCGAGTACTTCGATCGTGAAAAAGGCCGCATGCCCGCCATGGACATTTCCGACGTCGGCTACGATGCCTTCCTTGCCAATGGCAGCGAGTCGCTCGATCTCCCCGGCAAGCCTGGCGAAACCTTGCGGCTGCGTTTCATCAATGCCGGCGCCTCCACCTACTTCTACCTCCAGTCCGCCACCGGACCGCTGAAGATCGTGGCTGCCGACGGACCCGCCGTGCAGCCGATCCGCGTGAAGCGCCTGCTCACCGGCATGGCGGAGACCTACGACGTGCTTGTCACGGTCCCGGCCGCCGGCAAGTGGGAGATCCGCGCCACGGCGCAGGATGGCTCCGGCCACTCCTCCGTGTGGATCGGTGAAGGCGAACCCCATCCCGCGCCGGACATTCCGAAGCCGGACAACTACCGCATGGACTCCCACCTCATGGCCGCGATGGAGGACATGGATGCCAAGCCCGTGAGCGATGCCGAAGCGCTCGCGAATGAACCCGAGCGCCCGCTTGCCCCGTATGCGCGGCTGCGTTCGCCTCATTCAACCGAGCTGCCCGCCAAGCTCCCGCGCCGCACGCTGACGATGCGCGCGACCGGCGACATGGAGCGCTACGTCTGGTCCTTCAATGGCAAGACCTTCGCCGAGGACGGCGTCATCCCGATCAAGCGCGGCGAGGTCCTGCGGCTGGAGCTCATTAATGACACGATGATGCATCACCCGCTGCACCTTCACGGCCACTTCTTCCGCGTGCTCATGGGGCAGGGGAAGTACTCGCCTCTCAAGCACACGATCGACCTGCCGCCGATGGCGCGCCGCACGATCGAGTTTGAAGCGAGCGAGTCCGGCGACTGGCTGTTCCACTGCCACCTGCTCTACCACATGCACGCCGGCATGACGCGGATCTTCTCCTATCAGGACCCCTCGTGGCAGGCACCGGGCAAGCTCAAGGAAGGCACCAACATCGTCTGCAATGACATCTGCTGCCTGCCTGGAAATCCGGATGCGAAGACCGGCACGGTCGATCCCCGCCAGCTCGGCCACGTCCCGCATGCCGGCGGGCACGATCACGACCCGCTCTACCTTTACCTCGATGGCAGCCTGCAGAGCCACCTGAGCGACGGCCGCCTCACACTCCGCAATGCACGGAACGATTACTACGCGGACTGGCTGCTCGGCTACGGCGATGATGAAGACGAATACGAAGTCGATGTCGCGTGGAGTCGCTACTTCAACCCGAACTTCTCCACCGTCCTCGGCGCACGTTTCACCGACAAGGAGGACGAGGAGAACCGCGCCTTCGCCGGTGTGAACTACCGCCTTCCCTACCTCATCGACAGCTTCGCGCAGCTTGATAGCGAAGGCGACCTGCGCGTCGGACTCGGCAAGTCGATCCAGGTGACCGACCGTCTCGGGATCTTCACGGAGATCCAATACGACACCGGCAGCGAATGGGAGTGGAGCGCCGGGGCCGACTGGATGCTCAACAAGCAATTCTCCCTCACCACCCAGTACCACTCCGACTACGGATTCGGCGGGGGCATCCGCTTCCGCTTCTAA
- a CDS encoding tetratricopeptide repeat protein: MKLFTPFMVFVTVLSLIVADVEARGGGGGGARGGGGGGARGGGGGGGGFSRGGGGGGGASRQASRSPMTGSRMSRPQSRPQSRPASRPQPSTRPAQRPQTRPGGGGGGTQRPTTRPGAGGGGVQRPETRPGTGGGVQRPGTRPGTGGGGVQRPETRPGAGGGGVQRPETRPGAGGGGVQRPGTRPGAGGGGVQRPGNGNVKPMPLPDRPNTRPGNVNYPRPGNRPGSGNNNNIIRPGGGNTVIRPGGGNTIINNRPVINRPNFNNRPANRPAWGNNWGSWGNWNNRPGTRPGNRPGWGNNVNIGNNVNLNINNNFRRYNNWGYRPNYWGSRPWWNANRYHGWHHGCWNYGWNKRWYGHYHGYRPRPWPGYYYHDNDLAEGVAWGIAAWGLGNLIYNIGYQSYSNPYPAPPVQSSTGTTIINYSEPITVSAGTMPPGDEAAEATAEEKSSAALEASRASFKQGDYLAAMKSVDEAIAYVPGDTALHEYRALVLFALGKYGEAAGVLNPVLASGPGWDWTTMTGLYSSQTVYTEQLRKLEDYARSKPSDAATRFLLGYHYLVCGHLDRAGEQFEQAAALQPADTIAAQLRDLCKSSVTPAKGDDAPADPPVEAEKAPAPPPVPADKLVGTWVSDRGAQGKVTLTLGADGKFTWAFAKDGKSNDLAGTFSIDERGLLVLASEDSQMVGEIKLPDDAKLNFVLAGGPQGDPGLNFDKAL; the protein is encoded by the coding sequence ATGAAACTCTTCACTCCCTTCATGGTTTTCGTGACCGTGCTTTCCCTCATCGTCGCCGACGTGGAAGCCCGCGGCGGCGGAGGCGGTGGTGCCCGTGGTGGTGGCGGCGGCGGCGCTCGCGGCGGTGGTGGTGGTGGCGGCGGATTTTCCCGTGGTGGCGGTGGTGGTGGAGGAGCCAGCCGCCAAGCCTCCCGCAGCCCGATGACCGGCTCCCGGATGAGCCGCCCGCAAAGCAGGCCGCAAAGCCGCCCTGCGTCGCGTCCACAGCCCTCCACCCGTCCGGCCCAGCGCCCGCAAACCCGCCCCGGTGGCGGCGGAGGTGGCACCCAACGGCCCACGACCCGGCCTGGTGCCGGGGGCGGTGGTGTCCAGCGTCCTGAAACCCGGCCCGGTACAGGCGGCGGCGTTCAACGTCCCGGAACCCGGCCCGGTACAGGCGGCGGCGGCGTTCAACGTCCCGAAACCCGACCCGGTGCTGGCGGCGGTGGTGTCCAACGCCCCGAAACCCGACCCGGTGCGGGTGGTGGAGGCGTCCAGCGTCCCGGAACGCGGCCCGGCGCAGGTGGCGGCGGTGTCCAGCGTCCCGGAAATGGCAACGTCAAGCCGATGCCCTTGCCCGATCGTCCGAACACCCGGCCCGGCAACGTCAATTACCCACGCCCCGGCAATCGTCCGGGCAGCGGCAACAATAACAACATCATCCGCCCGGGCGGCGGCAACACGGTCATCCGTCCCGGTGGCGGCAATACGATCATCAACAACCGCCCGGTCATCAACCGCCCCAACTTCAACAACCGCCCCGCGAACCGTCCCGCCTGGGGCAACAACTGGGGCAGTTGGGGAAACTGGAACAACCGGCCCGGCACCCGCCCTGGCAATCGCCCGGGTTGGGGGAACAACGTCAACATCGGCAACAACGTAAATCTCAACATCAACAACAACTTCCGCCGCTACAACAACTGGGGCTACCGGCCGAACTACTGGGGCAGCCGCCCGTGGTGGAATGCCAACCGCTACCATGGCTGGCACCACGGCTGTTGGAACTACGGATGGAACAAGCGCTGGTATGGCCACTACCACGGCTACCGCCCGCGGCCTTGGCCCGGCTACTACTATCACGACAATGACCTCGCCGAAGGGGTTGCCTGGGGCATCGCCGCCTGGGGCTTGGGGAACCTGATCTACAACATCGGCTACCAGAGCTACAGCAATCCCTACCCGGCCCCGCCGGTCCAGAGCAGCACCGGCACCACGATCATCAACTACAGCGAGCCGATCACCGTTTCCGCCGGCACCATGCCGCCGGGAGACGAGGCCGCCGAAGCCACCGCCGAGGAGAAATCCAGCGCCGCGCTGGAAGCCTCGCGCGCGTCCTTCAAGCAGGGCGACTACCTCGCCGCCATGAAGTCGGTGGACGAGGCGATCGCCTACGTGCCCGGCGACACGGCGCTCCACGAGTACCGCGCGCTGGTCCTCTTCGCCCTCGGGAAATACGGCGAGGCCGCCGGCGTGCTCAATCCCGTGCTTGCCTCCGGCCCGGGCTGGGACTGGACCACCATGACCGGCCTCTACAGCTCGCAGACCGTTTACACGGAACAGCTCCGCAAGCTGGAGGACTACGCCCGCTCGAAGCCCTCCGATGCCGCCACCCGGTTCCTGCTCGGCTACCATTACCTCGTCTGCGGCCACCTCGACCGCGCCGGGGAGCAATTCGAGCAAGCTGCCGCGCTCCAGCCAGCGGACACCATCGCCGCCCAGCTCCGCGATCTCTGCAAGTCATCCGTCACTCCCGCCAAGGGCGACGACGCCCCGGCGGATCCGCCGGTCGAGGCCGAGAAAGCCCCCGCCCCGCCGCCCGTGCCTGCCGACAAGCTGGTCGGCACTTGGGTCAGCGACCGCGGCGCGCAGGGCAAGGTGACGCTGACGCTCGGCGCGGACGGCAAGTTCACTTGGGCCTTCGCCAAGGACGGCAAGAGCAACGACCTCGCCGGCACCTTCAGCATCGACGAGCGCGGGCTGCTGGTGCTCGCCAGCGAGGACTCGCAAATGGTCGGCGAGATCAAGCTGCCGGACGACGCGAAGCTGAACTTCGTGCTGGCAGGCGGCCCGCAAGGCGATCCCGGCCTGAACTTCGACAAGGCACTCTGA
- a CDS encoding MgtC/SapB family protein, giving the protein MPDPASIPGTTELLQSLGTALGLGLLVGLQREWTRDRVAGIRTFALISLFGALSGLLSLTFGGWVIAAALLSCVAMVIVGNLAELRSSNPDTGLTTEIAILVMFVIGAACMTGYIIEAVVCAGTVMVLLHSKDWLHGMVRKIGEEDLREIARLVLAGLVILPLLPNREMGYLGVLNPFKVWLMVVLIVGISLVAYLIRKFFGGAKGAALAGILGGLISSTATTASVARRSRAAGTGGMMLAAIVMTASSVVFIRVIAEVVVAAPAQFRELLPPLVAMMVWTAVVAVVIHRLAAKAGSPPEEESPPSELKGAVMFGLLYVAVLYGVALAKEHFGNAGLYVVAAISGLTDMDAITLSTSGLVNSGDVDPRTGWRVILLGGLANLVFKAGLALSLGAQGFRRPVLAGFTAALAGGVAILMLWP; this is encoded by the coding sequence ATGCCCGATCCCGCCTCCATCCCCGGTACCACCGAGCTGCTCCAGTCGCTGGGCACCGCGCTTGGTCTGGGCTTGCTGGTCGGCCTGCAGCGCGAGTGGACGCGCGACCGCGTCGCCGGGATCCGCACCTTCGCGTTGATCAGCCTGTTCGGCGCGCTCAGCGGGCTGCTGTCGCTGACCTTCGGCGGCTGGGTGATCGCGGCCGCCCTGCTGTCCTGCGTGGCCATGGTCATCGTCGGCAATCTGGCCGAGTTGCGCAGCTCCAATCCCGACACCGGCCTCACGACCGAGATCGCGATTCTGGTGATGTTCGTCATCGGTGCCGCGTGCATGACCGGCTACATCATCGAGGCGGTGGTGTGCGCCGGCACGGTGATGGTGCTGCTCCACAGCAAGGACTGGCTGCACGGCATGGTGCGGAAGATCGGTGAAGAGGACCTGCGGGAAATCGCGCGGCTGGTGCTGGCGGGCTTGGTGATCCTGCCGCTGCTGCCGAACCGCGAGATGGGTTACCTCGGCGTGCTCAATCCCTTCAAAGTCTGGCTGATGGTGGTGCTGATCGTCGGCATCAGCTTGGTGGCGTATTTGATCAGGAAGTTCTTCGGCGGGGCAAAGGGAGCGGCGCTGGCCGGCATTCTCGGGGGCCTGATTTCAAGCACCGCCACCACGGCCAGCGTGGCACGTCGCAGCCGGGCAGCCGGCACTGGCGGGATGATGCTGGCGGCGATCGTCATGACCGCCTCGTCGGTCGTCTTCATCCGCGTGATCGCCGAGGTCGTGGTCGCCGCACCGGCCCAGTTCCGGGAGCTGCTGCCGCCCTTGGTGGCGATGATGGTTTGGACCGCCGTGGTCGCCGTGGTCATCCATCGCCTCGCCGCGAAGGCCGGAAGTCCGCCTGAGGAAGAGAGTCCGCCTTCCGAACTGAAGGGAGCGGTGATGTTCGGGCTGCTCTACGTCGCGGTGCTCTATGGCGTGGCACTCGCCAAGGAGCACTTCGGCAACGCAGGCCTGTACGTCGTGGCGGCAATTTCCGGGCTGACCGACATGGACGCCATCACCCTCTCCACCTCAGGACTGGTGAACTCGGGAGACGTCGATCCGCGAACCGGTTGGCGGGTAATCCTCCTTGGAGGACTCGCCAATCTCGTCTTCAAGGCCGGGCTCGCCTTGAGTCTCGGCGCACAAGGATTCCGCAGGCCGGTGCTGGCCGGCTTCACCGCCGCCCTCGCAGGCGGCGTTGCGATCCTGATGCTGTGGCCGTGA